The following are from one region of the Prevotella communis genome:
- a CDS encoding glycoside hydrolase family 98 domain-containing protein yields MIRKIYSFLLVMMLSVCAFHGIQAQQRRPIDNQHPLWLVHVDVWNSADPQKIIDLIPADIKPYVCLNLSLSCQFDTKTGMYRMPRNAVRTYKSWATVCQQNNMWFSCQPASGGHTHIQDNDLQTFEYFFKTFPNFLGWNYAEQFWAFGDAGDLSSMTKSSRWNLFANLVEMSHKYGGFLTVSWCGGIYHFDTDPLAELKTEPKFLAACQKYPESILFLYKYTHCSSFYNNESVCFGPFIAGLTKNYGVRYDNCGYNDMLTKVLGEKHGKKYPGSAGIGTVMEQTCVNGGAVWDGPELIWTEDFQNLSDSNVDGYTRRNWGLFPNFKGIWIDMWREIIKGKMYIPTRQEVVAKTKAVLIHDADNDFKVPDALYAGLYEVKDPGNKGDGRWENNGWYLKSSGRYGAIPMVPGLYDDIAKSIPVQVKKSGFSSRWGTQSKKVKEFNELYPEVSKGDLFVNRYRNQLVTYAPYTYLNKNKHATGAISLQYNTCDSLKLDYYNLSSGVIREYADRIELYLNNYRSDTLTVRTDTIYIVGATAQPVTTVEKHKTGTTTYSASLVSENYDADTKTYRVGVKHMGPATITIACAGEGTNRLTDYLPDTPLGQPQQPAAYHGPVIIEAENMDYKSVNVSLTHSGWWAQDYKDFAGMGYVETQASTAAALRHQLALTEGGAYNILVRYCNSSKAGNMKATVNGTAQTVAFEKVDKNDWREAVIPVTLKEGTNNFVLQNSGAIKMTIDQITYMPAEMPKEKFDVAVRQADFGTVVADVDSAQAGQEVHLTISADEGYGIKSLRVVNSVYFTQGKTIPVEVGAKEVSFIMPDENVTIQPQFYDMCAVYDLDFTDVQAGELPVGWRTTDGDNVRNYPTSNGSGPRTFSGLQGYQGKALYWRTTSAEYGRLANYKLSLEPGSYVLSFATAAWKGTPTYLARILKSTGGVVASSSNYTATPNLNGNAAGDISSATRNTLSFDITTKGDYVIQFKEVGSGMQEFLLAECRLRDLSILTGITTRPVSRMPEGIYSPSGVRRESLQRGLNIVVKPNGQTMKVLIR; encoded by the coding sequence ATGATTAGAAAAATTTACTCATTTCTTTTAGTGATGATGCTGAGCGTCTGTGCCTTTCATGGCATCCAGGCCCAACAGCGTCGTCCTATTGACAATCAGCATCCGTTATGGTTGGTCCACGTTGATGTGTGGAACAGTGCTGACCCACAAAAAATTATTGATTTGATACCAGCAGATATCAAACCTTATGTTTGTCTGAACCTGTCGCTCTCTTGTCAGTTTGACACGAAGACCGGCATGTATCGTATGCCTCGTAATGCAGTGCGAACCTATAAGTCGTGGGCCACTGTCTGTCAGCAGAACAATATGTGGTTCTCTTGTCAGCCTGCCTCTGGTGGTCACACCCATATTCAGGATAACGACCTGCAGACTTTCGAGTATTTCTTCAAGACCTTCCCCAACTTCCTTGGATGGAACTATGCCGAGCAGTTCTGGGCCTTTGGCGATGCAGGCGACCTGAGTTCCATGACCAAGTCCAGTCGTTGGAATCTCTTTGCCAACCTTGTTGAGATGTCTCATAAGTATGGCGGCTTTCTCACGGTGAGCTGGTGTGGTGGTATCTACCATTTCGATACCGACCCTCTGGCAGAGTTGAAGACCGAGCCCAAGTTCTTGGCTGCCTGTCAGAAATATCCCGAGTCCATCCTGTTTCTCTACAAGTACACCCATTGCAGCAGTTTCTATAACAACGAGAGTGTGTGCTTCGGTCCGTTTATCGCCGGTCTGACCAAGAACTATGGTGTGCGCTATGACAACTGCGGCTACAACGACATGCTGACTAAGGTGCTGGGCGAGAAGCACGGCAAGAAATATCCAGGCAGTGCTGGTATAGGCACCGTGATGGAGCAGACCTGTGTGAACGGCGGTGCCGTGTGGGACGGACCAGAACTTATCTGGACCGAGGACTTCCAGAACCTCAGTGACAGTAACGTGGATGGCTATACCCGCCGCAACTGGGGACTGTTTCCTAACTTCAAGGGTATCTGGATTGATATGTGGCGTGAGATTATCAAGGGCAAGATGTATATCCCCACCCGTCAGGAGGTTGTAGCCAAGACCAAGGCCGTGCTGATTCATGATGCCGACAATGATTTCAAGGTGCCCGATGCCCTCTATGCCGGCCTGTATGAGGTGAAAGACCCGGGCAACAAAGGCGACGGACGTTGGGAGAACAACGGTTGGTATCTGAAGTCCTCGGGCCGTTATGGCGCTATCCCCATGGTGCCAGGCCTCTATGACGATATTGCCAAAAGTATCCCTGTGCAAGTAAAGAAGAGTGGGTTCAGTTCGCGTTGGGGCACCCAGTCAAAGAAGGTTAAGGAGTTCAACGAACTCTATCCAGAGGTGTCAAAGGGCGACCTCTTCGTGAACCGCTATCGCAATCAGTTGGTGACCTATGCTCCTTATACCTATTTAAATAAGAATAAGCACGCCACGGGTGCCATTTCTCTGCAGTATAATACCTGCGACTCATTGAAACTCGACTATTACAATCTCTCCAGCGGTGTGATTCGTGAGTATGCCGACCGTATCGAACTCTATCTGAACAACTACCGCAGTGATACCCTGACGGTACGTACCGATACCATCTATATCGTTGGTGCCACCGCCCAGCCTGTCACAACGGTGGAGAAACACAAGACGGGTACCACCACCTATAGCGCCTCTTTGGTTAGCGAGAACTATGATGCCGACACGAAGACCTATCGTGTGGGTGTGAAACACATGGGTCCTGCCACCATCACTATTGCCTGTGCCGGCGAGGGTACCAACCGTCTTACCGACTATCTCCCCGATACACCCTTAGGCCAGCCCCAGCAGCCAGCAGCCTATCATGGTCCAGTTATCATTGAGGCCGAGAATATGGACTACAAGAGCGTGAACGTCAGTCTGACACACTCCGGCTGGTGGGCACAGGACTATAAGGACTTTGCCGGTATGGGCTACGTAGAGACACAAGCCAGTACAGCCGCCGCCCTGCGTCATCAGTTGGCGCTGACCGAAGGTGGTGCCTATAATATCCTGGTGCGCTATTGTAACAGCAGTAAGGCTGGTAATATGAAAGCCACCGTTAATGGTACTGCTCAGACTGTAGCTTTTGAGAAAGTTGATAAAAACGACTGGCGTGAGGCTGTTATCCCTGTCACGCTGAAAGAAGGTACCAATAATTTCGTGCTCCAAAACTCAGGCGCTATCAAGATGACCATCGACCAGATTACGTATATGCCTGCAGAGATGCCCAAGGAGAAATTTGATGTTGCTGTGCGACAGGCCGACTTTGGAACTGTGGTTGCAGATGTCGATTCAGCCCAGGCAGGTCAGGAGGTCCACCTCACCATCAGCGCTGACGAAGGCTATGGCATCAAGTCGCTCCGTGTGGTCAACTCCGTCTATTTCACCCAGGGCAAGACCATTCCTGTGGAAGTGGGTGCCAAGGAGGTATCGTTCATCATGCCCGATGAGAACGTGACCATTCAGCCTCAGTTCTACGATATGTGCGCCGTCTATGACCTCGACTTCACGGATGTGCAGGCCGGTGAACTGCCTGTTGGCTGGCGTACCACCGATGGTGACAATGTGCGCAACTATCCCACCTCGAATGGCAGTGGCCCCCGTACCTTCAGTGGCCTGCAGGGCTATCAGGGCAAGGCACTCTACTGGCGTACCACCAGTGCGGAGTATGGTCGCCTAGCCAACTATAAGCTCTCGCTCGAACCTGGCTCTTACGTGCTCTCTTTCGCTACGGCCGCATGGAAGGGCACACCCACCTATTTGGCACGTATCCTGAAGAGCACAGGCGGTGTCGTTGCTTCTTCGTCCAACTATACCGCTACGCCCAACCTGAATGGTAATGCCGCAGGCGATATCTCGTCGGCCACGCGCAACACGCTGTCGTTCGACATCACCACCAAGGGCGACTACGTGATTCAGTTCAAGGAAGTGGGCAGTGGCATGCAGGAGTTCCTCCTGGCCGAGTGCCGTCTGCGCGACTTGTCCATCCTCACCGGCATCACCACCCGTCCTGTCAGTCGTATGCCAGAGGGTATCTACAGTCCTTCGGGCGTACGTCGTGAGTCGCTGCAGCGCGGACTGAATATCGTGGTGAAACCCAACGGACAGACCATGAAGGTGCTGATCAGATAA
- a CDS encoding ParA family protein has protein sequence MGKIIALANQKGGVGKTTTTINLAASLATLEKSVLVVDADPQANASSGLGVDLKEVDCSLYECIINHTDVREAIYTTDIEGLDIIPSHIDLVGAEIEMLNLDNRERVIKNMLDPIRNEYDYILIDCSPSLGLITVNALTAADSVIIPVQCEYFALEGISKLLNTIKIIKSKLNTKLEIEGFLLTMYDSRLRLANQIYDEVKRHFQELVFKTVIQRNVKLSESPSHGLPVILYDADSTGSKNHLALAKEIISKNK, from the coding sequence ATGGGAAAGATTATTGCACTTGCTAACCAAAAAGGAGGCGTGGGAAAGACCACGACAACCATTAATCTGGCAGCATCGCTGGCTACGCTGGAGAAAAGCGTACTGGTGGTTGATGCCGACCCTCAGGCTAACGCATCCAGCGGACTGGGAGTAGACCTGAAAGAGGTGGACTGCTCGCTCTACGAATGTATCATTAACCATACAGATGTACGCGAGGCTATCTATACAACCGACATCGAGGGACTGGACATCATCCCCAGCCATATTGACCTGGTAGGTGCTGAGATAGAAATGCTGAACCTGGACAACCGCGAGCGTGTCATCAAGAATATGCTCGACCCCATCCGCAATGAATACGACTATATCCTGATTGACTGTTCACCATCACTGGGCCTCATCACGGTGAATGCCCTGACAGCAGCCGACTCAGTCATCATCCCCGTGCAGTGTGAGTACTTCGCACTGGAGGGTATCTCAAAACTGCTGAACACCATCAAGATCATCAAGTCGAAACTGAACACGAAGCTCGAGATTGAAGGCTTCCTCCTGACGATGTACGACTCACGTCTCCGTCTGGCCAACCAGATTTACGACGAGGTGAAGCGCCACTTCCAGGAACTGGTGTTCAAGACCGTGATTCAGCGTAACGTGAAACTGTCTGAGAGTCCCTCACACGGTCTGCCCGTCATCCTCTATGACGCAGACTCTACAGGTAGCAAGAACCATTTGGCATTGGCAAAGGAAATTATCAGCAAAAACAAATAA
- a CDS encoding ParB/RepB/Spo0J family partition protein produces the protein MAVRKKFDKSVLGRGLDDISTGRGLDALIDTSDVKTQGSSNLNEIPIEQIEPNPDQPRREFDETAMQELAASIQTMGIIAPITLRQVSENHYQIIAGERRWRASQIAGLTAIPAYIRTANDESVMELALVENIQREDLNAIEIALAYEHLAETSGMTQEKISERVGKSRTAVTNYMRLLKLPAQIQMALKNREIDMGHARALLALDSPSLQLKLFKEVQKNQYSVRKVEEMVQALKNGEDVQTVRKRITTRVPLSSSLNESKNRLTSMLNTKVQLTCSPKGNGKISITFANEEDLNRIMSLLER, from the coding sequence ATGGCTGTTAGAAAGAAATTTGATAAGAGCGTACTGGGCAGAGGTCTGGACGATATCAGCACTGGTCGCGGACTGGATGCCCTCATAGATACAAGTGACGTTAAGACGCAAGGCTCGTCAAACCTGAACGAGATTCCCATCGAACAGATTGAGCCCAACCCCGACCAGCCTCGTCGTGAGTTTGACGAGACGGCTATGCAGGAACTGGCAGCAAGTATCCAGACAATGGGTATTATTGCACCTATCACCCTGCGTCAGGTCAGCGAGAACCACTACCAGATCATCGCCGGTGAACGTCGTTGGCGCGCATCGCAGATTGCCGGTCTCACGGCTATCCCTGCCTATATCCGCACGGCCAACGATGAGAGCGTGATGGAGCTGGCACTGGTGGAGAATATCCAGCGTGAGGACCTGAACGCCATCGAAATAGCACTGGCCTACGAGCACCTGGCAGAGACCAGTGGCATGACGCAGGAGAAAATCTCTGAGCGCGTGGGCAAGAGCCGTACGGCGGTGACCAACTATATGCGTCTGCTGAAGTTGCCCGCACAGATTCAGATGGCCCTGAAGAACCGTGAGATTGACATGGGACATGCGCGTGCACTGCTGGCACTGGACTCTCCCTCGCTTCAGCTGAAACTCTTCAAGGAGGTACAGAAGAACCAGTACTCTGTGCGCAAGGTTGAGGAGATGGTACAGGCACTGAAGAATGGCGAGGACGTGCAGACCGTACGCAAGCGCATCACGACAAGGGTGCCCCTGTCAAGCAGTCTGAACGAGAGCAAGAACCGCCTGACAAGCATGCTCAACACAAAGGTACAGCTGACCTGTTCACCCAAGGGTAACGGAAAGATCAGCATCACCTTTGCCAATGAGGAGGACCTGAACCGTATCATGAGTCTGCTGGAGAGATAA
- a CDS encoding DUF5683 domain-containing protein, producing MNIKKVYRRNERVTKLLLFYLFAFLPFTASAQNALPDSIVMAMDSMYEALPLDTAFIEDSLEYQKLTFVKDEAEMKVARDWNTWRPDPQRALWLALVIPGGGQIYNRKYWKLPIVYGGFVGCIYAMMWNNMMYKDYSQAYLDIMDDDPGTASYNKFLHLGKQITPANEERYKQIFKSRKDKYRRWRDLSFFCMLGVYAVSVIDAYVDAELSSFDISKDLSLKVRPTVISNKSSVNPLYATSLGVNCSINF from the coding sequence ATGAATATAAAAAAGGTATACAGAAGGAACGAACGGGTAACAAAGCTTTTACTTTTTTACCTATTTGCCTTTTTACCTTTTACGGCATCGGCCCAGAACGCCCTACCCGACTCCATCGTGATGGCGATGGACTCCATGTACGAGGCACTGCCTCTCGACACGGCCTTCATCGAGGACTCGCTGGAATACCAGAAGCTGACCTTCGTGAAGGACGAGGCAGAGATGAAGGTGGCGCGCGACTGGAACACATGGCGACCCGACCCGCAGAGGGCTCTCTGGCTGGCACTGGTCATACCTGGCGGTGGTCAGATATACAACAGGAAATACTGGAAACTGCCCATCGTATATGGCGGATTCGTAGGCTGTATCTATGCCATGATGTGGAACAACATGATGTACAAGGACTACTCACAGGCCTATCTGGACATCATGGACGACGACCCGGGAACGGCCAGCTATAATAAGTTCCTGCACCTGGGCAAACAGATTACGCCTGCCAACGAAGAGCGCTACAAGCAGATCTTCAAGAGCAGGAAGGATAAATACCGCCGATGGCGCGACCTGAGCTTCTTCTGCATGCTGGGTGTCTATGCGGTATCCGTGATTGACGCCTACGTGGATGCAGAACTGTCGTCGTTCGACATCTCCAAGGACCTGAGTCTGAAGGTACGTCCTACGGTGATCAGCAACAAGTCGTCTGTCAACCCGCTCTATGCCACATCGCTGGGTGTCAACTGTAGTATTAATTTTTAA
- a CDS encoding lytic transglycosylase domain-containing protein: protein MAVLPLNGSAQIVVDDDDDDDEIEVVDEMGNKEEIDFPEAMTYDMDSLMSQYMSKTYLATDNDCQMKNENVTYDKQVYIDRLHRMPTIMEMPYNEVVQSCIDRYTSRMRQSVSYFLGASNFYMPIFEEALDLYQLPLELKYLPVIESALNPTAVSRVGATGLWQFMLTTGKAYGLNVNTLVDERRDPVKASYAAARYLRDLYNIFGDWNLVIAAYNCGPENINKAIRRSGGEKDYWKIYPYLPKETRGYVPAFIAANYVMNYYCEHNICPMKSQLPVKTDTVMVDRNVNFSQIASVCGLDISMIRALNPAYRRDIVPGATTPSPIRLPISDISTFIDRQDSIYAAESSTEKRLEVAVEEVTVKTSTTKDRKSSRNAQWHKVRSGDTLSAIAKRNRTTVSKIKKLNGLRNSNLRPGQRLRVR from the coding sequence ATGGCTGTGCTGCCCCTGAACGGCAGTGCACAGATTGTGGTCGACGATGATGATGACGACGACGAGATTGAGGTTGTCGACGAGATGGGCAACAAGGAGGAGATTGACTTCCCTGAGGCCATGACCTACGATATGGATAGTCTGATGAGCCAATATATGTCGAAGACTTACCTGGCAACGGACAACGACTGTCAGATGAAGAACGAGAATGTCACCTACGACAAGCAGGTGTATATCGACCGTCTGCATCGCATGCCCACCATCATGGAGATGCCATACAACGAGGTGGTGCAGTCGTGCATCGACAGATATACCTCACGCATGAGACAGTCGGTGAGCTACTTCCTGGGTGCGTCAAATTTCTACATGCCTATCTTCGAGGAAGCACTCGACCTGTACCAGTTGCCCTTGGAACTGAAATACCTGCCTGTCATTGAGTCGGCCCTGAACCCCACAGCCGTATCACGTGTTGGTGCTACCGGCCTGTGGCAGTTTATGCTGACCACGGGTAAGGCCTACGGACTGAACGTGAACACACTGGTGGACGAGCGTCGCGACCCTGTAAAAGCATCATACGCTGCTGCCCGCTATCTGCGCGACCTGTATAATATCTTCGGCGACTGGAACCTGGTGATTGCCGCCTACAACTGTGGTCCTGAGAATATCAACAAGGCTATCCGTCGCTCTGGCGGTGAGAAGGACTACTGGAAGATCTACCCCTATCTGCCCAAGGAGACGAGAGGCTATGTGCCTGCTTTCATTGCGGCCAACTACGTGATGAACTACTACTGCGAGCATAATATCTGTCCGATGAAGAGTCAGTTGCCCGTCAAGACAGACACCGTCATGGTAGACCGCAACGTGAACTTCAGTCAGATAGCCAGTGTCTGCGGACTTGACATCTCCATGATCAGAGCGCTGAACCCTGCCTACAGACGTGACATCGTGCCTGGTGCTACGACGCCATCGCCCATCCGTCTGCCAATCAGCGATATCTCGACATTCATTGACAGACAGGACTCCATCTATGCAGCAGAGTCGAGCACCGAGAAGCGTCTGGAAGTGGCAGTAGAAGAGGTGACGGTGAAAACCAGCACGACCAAAGACAGAAAGAGCAGCAGAAACGCACAATGGCATAAGGTACGCTCTGGCGATACCCTGAGTGCCATCGCAAAAAGAAATAGAACGACAGTCAGCAAGATAAAGAAATTAAACGGACTGCGCAATAGCAACCTACGTCCCGGACAGCGTCTGAGAGTACGTTAA